A genomic window from Cutibacterium acnes includes:
- a CDS encoding Nif3-like dinuclear metal center hexameric protein codes for MADNSSRTSIPQSCSDQITVSQVRATLDQWYPPSLAESWDAPGLVCGDPDDTVKRIVCALEATDTVVDAAIEAHADMLVVHHPLLMRGATSVAADTPKGRIVHRLIRHRIALMSAHTNADAAVGGVNDVLARLLGVTVECPLEPAAQPVDLWGVQVPVDAAEALRNALFGAGAGQFDGYDLCSFESVGRGQFRPLSGSHPALGTTNQVETVEEVRIHVVAPAMMRSTIRKALVDAHPYEVPAYDVKTIDSGSRPGPATPGIGRIGHLDEPMTLRSFTQRVSERLPHTVWGVRTAGNPDQLITTVALCSGAGDSLLDAAAASGADVYLTSDLRHHPADEHLRANGPALIDTAHWASESPWCADVARRLHDELGLPCQDLGIRTDPWTIGTTVAQ; via the coding sequence ATGGCAGACAATTCCTCTCGCACCTCTATCCCGCAATCCTGCAGCGACCAGATCACTGTCAGCCAGGTGCGCGCCACTCTGGATCAGTGGTATCCGCCGTCCCTGGCAGAATCGTGGGATGCCCCCGGTCTGGTGTGCGGGGATCCCGACGACACCGTCAAGCGGATCGTTTGCGCCCTGGAGGCCACTGACACCGTCGTTGATGCCGCCATCGAGGCCCACGCCGATATGCTCGTCGTTCACCATCCTCTTCTGATGCGAGGCGCCACGTCGGTGGCAGCGGATACCCCAAAAGGACGCATCGTTCACCGACTTATTCGCCACCGCATTGCCCTCATGAGTGCCCATACCAACGCCGACGCCGCAGTCGGCGGAGTCAATGACGTGCTCGCTCGGTTGTTGGGGGTGACCGTCGAGTGCCCCCTGGAACCGGCAGCGCAGCCAGTCGACCTGTGGGGAGTCCAAGTACCAGTCGATGCCGCTGAGGCACTGCGCAATGCCCTCTTCGGGGCGGGGGCGGGGCAATTTGACGGCTACGACCTGTGCAGTTTCGAGTCTGTGGGGCGTGGCCAGTTCCGCCCCCTAAGCGGGTCTCATCCGGCCCTCGGCACCACCAACCAGGTTGAAACCGTCGAGGAAGTACGCATCCACGTCGTCGCGCCGGCCATGATGCGCTCCACGATACGCAAGGCCCTTGTTGATGCTCACCCCTATGAGGTACCCGCCTACGATGTGAAAACCATCGACTCTGGATCCCGTCCTGGACCTGCCACGCCAGGAATCGGGCGCATCGGGCACCTCGACGAGCCAATGACCCTCCGCAGTTTTACCCAGCGCGTATCCGAACGGCTCCCCCACACTGTGTGGGGGGTGCGAACCGCAGGTAACCCGGATCAGCTCATCACCACAGTCGCTCTATGTTCTGGCGCCGGAGACTCTCTCCTCGACGCCGCGGCAGCCAGCGGTGCTGACGTCTACCTCACTAGCGACCTGCGTCACCACCCGGCTGACGAGCATCTTCGCGCCAACGGCCCTGCCCTCATCGACACCGCCCACTGGGCATCTGAGTCTCCCTGGTGCGCCGACGTTGCACGCCGCCTCCATGACGAACTAGGGCTCCCCTGCCAGGATCTAGGTATCCGAACTGACCCGTGGACCATTGGAACGACAGTGGCACAATAG
- a CDS encoding (2Fe-2S) ferredoxin domain-containing protein, translating into MTTRIAVSLRWDDAIDLDRAMTQQVAADCTAHLQGPGPTLIDVLDSIDDTRIELVGWSSEDGPVPLSWLRRVAGQWVRDHADGPNVVVHAGAVRPGQTISNEWRAVTGSEAPLRSPAWQEFPPFRHHLLACRGPRCNAAGAADLHARLKDKLAHALDTEILVTVTGCMFPCNHAPLIVVWPDGRCIQLTADNLDRIVEDLIGPSRQ; encoded by the coding sequence ATGACGACGCGTATCGCAGTATCCCTCCGATGGGACGACGCCATCGACTTGGACCGAGCGATGACCCAGCAGGTGGCAGCCGACTGTACTGCTCACCTACAGGGCCCCGGTCCGACGCTCATTGATGTTCTTGACTCGATCGATGACACCCGAATCGAACTCGTCGGTTGGAGTAGCGAGGATGGGCCTGTGCCGCTGTCCTGGTTGCGCCGGGTAGCAGGGCAGTGGGTTCGTGACCATGCGGACGGGCCAAACGTTGTCGTCCATGCTGGGGCGGTGCGGCCTGGGCAGACGATATCGAATGAGTGGCGAGCCGTTACCGGGTCCGAAGCCCCACTGCGTAGCCCGGCCTGGCAGGAGTTCCCACCCTTCAGACACCACCTGCTGGCATGCCGCGGGCCGCGCTGCAATGCAGCCGGAGCAGCCGACCTGCACGCCCGACTGAAGGACAAGCTAGCCCATGCCCTTGACACTGAGATCCTCGTTACGGTGACCGGGTGCATGTTCCCTTGCAACCACGCCCCGCTCATTGTCGTGTGGCCAGACGGCAGGTGCATCCAGCTGACTGCTGACAATCTTGATCGTATCGTCGAGGACCTCATCGGCCCCTCCCGTCAGTGA
- a CDS encoding threonine/serine ThrE exporter family protein, with protein MTSTDPHDYRDDIRHDREFVNDTEAVIRLGSMLLSSGTGSYRVKRAMCDAGLALGIDRLDASVSLTEITATAHRGDNFRTVAREVYRVRVDSSRIAALEDLAHNLPAGTTGRELESRLDYISRTVRPKWAEWQTVLAGGVACAGFAILNKFSLADSLVVLAAASVGQFVRGRLNRRWLNQFGVAALASAAACLIYLMLADLLTNTGLHTIHGPGYVASLLFLVPGFPMITSILDMVRMDFTAGLSRATYSVGLILAATMSAWVFSAATGLQPLPAQTVFPYPWAWFAYAVATACGVAGFAILFNSSPCTVAWAAALGACGNLCRLALVGVNLPAQLAAGVGGIVIGFLASPLSVRTKLPRITLTVPACVIMVPGASMYRTVYWLNGQDMTKALTFGVDAVLTVILIACGLAVARMCTDPAWARNLPVPSPHAFKFSEDNHCDSKTPRRRPVMRVDNAANDPRRGAQMLLDPFPRP; from the coding sequence GTGACAAGCACTGATCCCCACGACTACCGAGACGACATTCGTCATGACCGCGAATTCGTTAATGACACCGAAGCGGTCATTCGGTTGGGATCAATGTTGCTGTCTTCTGGCACCGGCTCCTATCGAGTGAAGAGAGCCATGTGCGATGCCGGGCTTGCCCTGGGTATTGACCGACTTGATGCCAGCGTCAGCCTTACCGAGATCACCGCAACTGCCCACCGCGGGGACAACTTCCGCACTGTCGCACGCGAGGTCTACCGGGTGCGCGTCGACTCCTCGCGTATCGCCGCCCTTGAGGATCTTGCCCACAATCTGCCGGCTGGCACGACCGGGCGCGAGCTGGAATCACGATTGGATTACATTTCACGTACGGTGCGTCCCAAGTGGGCAGAATGGCAAACGGTTCTCGCTGGTGGCGTCGCGTGCGCTGGATTCGCCATCCTCAATAAGTTCTCTCTTGCTGACTCTCTCGTAGTTCTCGCGGCGGCGTCAGTCGGCCAGTTCGTGCGCGGCCGACTTAACCGTCGCTGGCTCAATCAATTCGGAGTCGCAGCTCTGGCCTCGGCCGCAGCCTGTTTGATCTACCTCATGTTGGCAGATTTGCTGACTAATACTGGCCTGCATACCATCCACGGCCCAGGTTACGTCGCCTCTCTACTGTTCCTCGTACCAGGCTTCCCCATGATCACTTCGATCCTTGACATGGTTCGTATGGACTTCACGGCGGGTTTAAGTCGGGCAACTTATTCCGTCGGTCTCATACTTGCCGCGACTATGTCTGCCTGGGTATTCTCAGCGGCTACTGGCCTGCAACCGCTGCCTGCTCAGACGGTTTTTCCGTACCCCTGGGCGTGGTTTGCCTATGCGGTAGCGACAGCATGCGGAGTCGCCGGATTCGCCATCCTCTTCAATTCCTCACCGTGCACGGTGGCATGGGCTGCAGCTCTAGGAGCTTGTGGGAACCTCTGCCGCCTTGCCCTTGTCGGCGTCAATCTTCCGGCCCAGTTGGCGGCTGGAGTTGGTGGTATAGTTATTGGTTTCCTCGCAAGCCCGCTATCGGTCCGAACCAAGCTGCCACGCATTACATTGACAGTTCCGGCCTGCGTCATCATGGTCCCCGGCGCATCGATGTACCGCACTGTTTACTGGCTCAACGGACAGGATATGACGAAGGCACTGACCTTCGGCGTCGACGCCGTCCTCACCGTCATTCTCATCGCATGCGGATTGGCGGTAGCTCGTATGTGCACAGATCCTGCGTGGGCCCGAAACCTACCGGTCCCCAGCCCCCACGCCTTCAAATTCTCCGAGGACAATCACTGTGATTCCAAAACACCGCGTCGACGACCCGTGATGCGCGTCGACAATGCCGCAAATGATCCTCGACGAGGTGCTCAGATGCTCCTTGACCCATTCCCGAGGCCTTAG
- a CDS encoding YdcF family protein, which translates to MMIGLALCVVPLAFYAWLVDRRPGAWSNGIVLAVGLGMAGLTAAGIIVRTVPVIGSLIVGTLVVVAALGTAVLPFLLIVNGVEMWRKEGRSLSNVLSGALGVGLLVLMAWCLRSVFSPFEPWAVAGISATMALGWLSFGFLGYLASVFVIHRAKPLPGNHQIVVLGSALVKGKVPKLLASRLDRGIGQWRTDRDAGFHSVIIPSGGKGDDEPRAEGEAMAEYLVEHGIPRECVVVENQAANTDENISLSRQVMPTQVRSVPSRRAEAARQRQNPQVVVATSSYHAVRAAELCRRQGLRVRVLGAPTATYFLPSAMLREYIALLASRPWINGIMLVLVLAFWPIVTMALR; encoded by the coding sequence ATGATGATTGGACTTGCCCTGTGCGTGGTTCCTCTCGCATTCTATGCCTGGTTGGTCGATCGACGCCCCGGCGCGTGGAGCAACGGTATTGTTCTGGCCGTCGGTCTTGGCATGGCCGGTCTGACAGCAGCCGGGATCATCGTAAGGACCGTTCCGGTGATCGGGTCCCTCATCGTCGGTACGCTGGTGGTCGTTGCTGCCCTAGGGACCGCCGTCCTGCCTTTTCTCCTCATCGTTAATGGCGTCGAGATGTGGCGTAAGGAGGGGCGTTCGCTGTCGAACGTTTTATCCGGGGCGCTTGGCGTGGGGCTGTTGGTCCTGATGGCGTGGTGTTTGCGATCGGTGTTTTCCCCGTTCGAGCCATGGGCTGTGGCAGGTATTTCGGCGACGATGGCCCTGGGATGGCTGTCTTTCGGATTTCTCGGCTACCTGGCGTCTGTGTTTGTCATCCACCGCGCCAAGCCATTGCCGGGAAATCACCAGATCGTCGTGCTCGGATCAGCTCTCGTTAAAGGTAAGGTGCCGAAGCTGTTGGCAAGTCGCTTAGACCGTGGCATCGGCCAGTGGCGTACCGATCGCGACGCTGGATTTCACTCTGTGATCATCCCTTCGGGCGGTAAAGGTGACGACGAGCCACGCGCCGAGGGGGAAGCGATGGCTGAATATCTGGTCGAGCACGGAATTCCTCGCGAGTGTGTCGTTGTGGAGAACCAGGCTGCGAATACCGACGAGAACATCTCTTTGAGCCGGCAGGTCATGCCCACACAGGTGAGGTCGGTACCGTCACGGCGTGCCGAGGCGGCTCGTCAACGTCAGAACCCACAAGTGGTGGTGGCGACGAGTTCTTACCACGCAGTGCGGGCCGCTGAATTGTGTCGCCGCCAGGGGCTGCGAGTCCGAGTTCTTGGCGCGCCGACGGCGACTTACTTCCTGCCTAGCGCGATGCTGCGAGAATACATCGCCCTGCTAGCGTCGCGGCCATGGATCAACGGCATCATGCTGGTTCTTGTATTGGCTTTCTGGCCTATCGTGACTATGGCGCTGCGATGA
- a CDS encoding ABC transporter ATP-binding protein, translated as MTTVTTSAVLRAEALGWSVDGKTILSGVSVDVRPQMMTMIIGLNGSGKTTLLHLLAGLRKPGMGRVWLGKRDLARIGAKERSRMMALLEQNPSAHVELTVRDVVQLGRIPHLGRWRMGNLSRRQGHDDDVVEKAMATTGVSELTDRAWSSLSGGERQRVQLARALAQEPEILFLDEPTNHLDLPHQIDLLERVRGLGLTTVTVIHDLDLAAAYADDLIVLDSGRMVAGGPASTVLTPDLVRDHFGVDGEVWSSSRRGFTWNGLQT; from the coding sequence ATGACAACGGTGACAACGTCAGCAGTGCTGAGGGCCGAGGCTCTTGGTTGGAGCGTGGATGGAAAGACGATCCTGTCAGGGGTCAGTGTGGACGTTCGGCCTCAGATGATGACGATGATTATCGGCCTCAACGGATCCGGCAAGACGACCCTGCTCCACTTGCTCGCGGGGCTTCGCAAGCCAGGCATGGGACGAGTGTGGCTGGGCAAGCGTGACCTCGCCCGGATCGGCGCCAAGGAGCGCTCCAGGATGATGGCGCTTTTGGAGCAGAATCCGTCGGCCCATGTCGAACTGACGGTGCGCGATGTCGTCCAGCTTGGCCGCATCCCGCATCTGGGCCGATGGCGAATGGGCAATCTCAGTCGCAGACAGGGACATGACGATGACGTTGTCGAGAAGGCCATGGCGACGACCGGGGTCTCCGAGCTTACTGATAGGGCATGGTCTTCCCTGTCAGGAGGAGAGAGGCAACGGGTACAGCTGGCTCGTGCCTTGGCACAGGAGCCCGAGATCTTATTCCTTGACGAGCCGACAAATCACCTTGACTTGCCACACCAGATCGACCTCCTGGAGCGGGTCCGAGGACTCGGCCTGACGACGGTCACTGTCATTCATGACCTCGACTTGGCTGCCGCCTACGCCGACGACCTCATCGTGCTCGACTCGGGTCGCATGGTTGCTGGCGGACCGGCGAGCACAGTGCTGACGCCTGACCTTGTCCGTGACCACTTTGGTGTCGACGGTGAGGTTTGGTCCTCCTCGAGGCGCGGCTTCACCTGGAACGGACTGCAGACATGA
- the glnA gene encoding type I glutamate--ammonia ligase: protein MFEGPDDLLAYVKKEGIEMIDVRFCDLIGIMQHFTVPAREFDKDQYENGLAFDGSSIRGFQKINESDMALLPDPTTAWIDPFRERKTLIVNFNVHDPITKEAYSRDPRNIARKAEAYLASTGIGDTAFFAPEAEFYVFDDIRFDTRQNTSYYSIDSEAGAWNTGRTEDGGNRGYKVKYKGGYFPVAPTDHFGDLRDEIVTIMERLGMKVERAHHEVGTAGQAEINWRFDTLSRSADDVMKFKYIVKNVAWQHGKTATFMPKPIFGDNGSGMHVHSSIWKGGEPLFFDESGYAQLSDMARYYIGGILKHAPSLLAFTNPSANSYHRLVPGFEAPVNLVYSQRNRSACMRIPITGPNPKAKRVEFRCPDPSANPYMAFAALLLAGLDGIQNKIEPPAPVDKDIYELPPEEHAAMDHVPGNLGAVLDNLEADHEFLLAGDVFTPDLIETWVELKRGDLAALQQRPHPYEFDLYYDI, encoded by the coding sequence ATGTTCGAAGGTCCCGACGACCTGCTTGCCTATGTCAAGAAGGAGGGCATCGAGATGATCGATGTCCGCTTCTGTGACCTTATCGGTATCATGCAGCACTTCACCGTTCCCGCCCGAGAGTTCGACAAGGACCAGTACGAGAACGGTCTGGCCTTCGACGGATCCTCTATTCGGGGTTTCCAGAAGATTAACGAGTCGGACATGGCCCTACTACCCGATCCGACGACCGCCTGGATCGACCCCTTCCGCGAGCGCAAAACCCTTATCGTGAATTTCAACGTCCATGACCCCATTACGAAGGAGGCCTACAGCCGCGATCCGCGCAACATCGCGCGTAAGGCCGAGGCTTACCTCGCATCTACTGGGATCGGCGATACTGCCTTCTTCGCTCCTGAAGCTGAGTTTTACGTCTTCGACGACATTCGCTTCGACACCCGTCAGAACACCTCGTACTACTCCATCGACTCCGAGGCTGGAGCGTGGAACACTGGACGTACCGAGGATGGCGGCAACCGCGGATACAAGGTGAAATACAAGGGCGGATATTTTCCGGTCGCCCCGACCGACCATTTTGGTGATCTGCGTGACGAAATCGTCACCATCATGGAGCGCCTTGGCATGAAGGTCGAGCGCGCCCACCATGAGGTGGGCACAGCAGGTCAAGCCGAGATCAATTGGCGTTTCGACACCCTGTCGCGCAGCGCTGACGATGTCATGAAGTTTAAGTACATCGTCAAGAACGTCGCCTGGCAGCACGGCAAGACGGCCACTTTCATGCCGAAGCCGATCTTCGGAGACAACGGCTCGGGCATGCATGTTCACTCTTCGATCTGGAAGGGCGGCGAACCTCTGTTCTTTGACGAGTCCGGATACGCCCAACTCTCTGACATGGCCCGCTACTACATCGGCGGCATCCTCAAGCACGCACCGTCGCTGCTGGCCTTCACTAACCCCTCGGCCAACTCGTACCACCGTCTGGTGCCGGGCTTCGAGGCCCCAGTCAATCTGGTGTATTCACAGCGCAACCGCTCCGCCTGCATGCGTATCCCGATCACCGGCCCAAATCCGAAGGCCAAGCGCGTCGAATTCCGTTGCCCAGATCCGTCTGCCAACCCTTACATGGCCTTTGCCGCCCTGCTACTGGCCGGCCTGGACGGCATCCAGAACAAGATCGAGCCGCCCGCGCCGGTCGACAAGGACATCTACGAGCTCCCTCCTGAGGAGCATGCCGCCATGGATCACGTGCCGGGCAACCTGGGTGCGGTCCTCGACAATCTCGAGGCCGACCACGAGTTTCTCCTTGCCGGTGACGTGTTCACCCCGGATCTCATCGAGACCTGGGTCGAACTCAAGCGTGGCGACCTGGCTGCCCTGCAGCAACGTCCGCACCCCTACGAGTTCGACCTGTACTACGACATCTGA
- a CDS encoding YbdD/YjiX family protein: MTAAPQHQPTDPLWRRCWSSLRWWVRGVTGADAYDNYLEWCRRTRHEPMSEKAFWRDQCDRQDRNPQARCC; the protein is encoded by the coding sequence GTGACCGCCGCACCCCAACATCAACCAACCGACCCATTGTGGCGACGATGCTGGTCGTCTCTGAGATGGTGGGTACGCGGCGTCACCGGCGCCGACGCCTACGACAATTATCTTGAGTGGTGTCGTCGCACTCGTCACGAGCCGATGTCGGAGAAGGCATTCTGGCGTGACCAGTGTGATCGTCAGGATCGCAATCCACAAGCACGGTGTTGCTGA
- a CDS encoding glutamine synthetase family protein: MEERNIRFVRLWFTDVLGSLKSVAIAPAEVEGAFVEGVGFDGSAIEGYARVYEADMVAHPDPATFQVLPWRSGTSTARMFCDITNPDGTSSAADPRHVLKRTMGRAAEMGFTFYVHPEIEFYLLNDEHHPGESPVALDNGGYFDHTTLGAGTDFRRDAINVLEQMGISVEFSHHEAAPGQHEIDLRYADALTMADNIMTFRVVIREIASLKGIKATFMPKPFTDHAGSGMHSHVSLFEGDTNAFYDAADEARMSPVAKYFVAGLLHHAPEIIAVTNQWVNSYRRLSGGGEAPNYICWGRNNRSALVRIPMYKPDKASSARVELRSIDSAANPYLAYSLVLAAGLDGIEKELPLPEEASDDVWQLSARERHALGIKQLPQSLGAAIRCMEESELVAETLGEHVYDYFLRNKRAEFEEYNRQVSQFELDRYLPHL, from the coding sequence ATGGAGGAACGCAACATCCGTTTCGTAAGGCTGTGGTTCACGGACGTGCTGGGATCCCTGAAATCTGTTGCCATCGCCCCGGCTGAAGTTGAGGGAGCTTTCGTTGAAGGCGTGGGCTTCGACGGCTCAGCTATCGAGGGGTATGCCCGCGTCTACGAGGCAGATATGGTGGCCCACCCCGATCCGGCCACCTTCCAAGTTCTGCCATGGCGTTCTGGCACCAGCACGGCCAGGATGTTCTGCGATATCACCAATCCTGACGGAACCTCCTCTGCAGCTGATCCTCGTCACGTCCTCAAGAGGACGATGGGTCGTGCCGCAGAAATGGGTTTTACCTTCTATGTTCACCCAGAGATTGAGTTCTACCTGCTTAACGATGAGCATCATCCTGGGGAATCCCCGGTGGCGCTGGACAACGGTGGCTACTTCGACCACACCACCTTGGGAGCGGGCACCGACTTCCGTCGCGACGCCATCAACGTCCTGGAACAGATGGGTATTTCGGTAGAGTTCAGCCACCACGAGGCCGCTCCTGGACAGCACGAAATTGACCTTCGTTACGCCGATGCGCTGACGATGGCCGACAACATCATGACCTTCCGGGTAGTCATTCGGGAGATCGCTTCCCTCAAGGGGATCAAGGCCACCTTCATGCCTAAGCCTTTTACCGATCACGCCGGGTCAGGTATGCATTCTCACGTCTCCCTCTTTGAGGGGGACACCAATGCCTTCTATGACGCGGCTGACGAGGCTCGCATGTCGCCGGTTGCGAAGTATTTCGTCGCCGGTCTTTTGCACCATGCTCCGGAGATCATCGCCGTGACGAACCAGTGGGTTAACTCCTACCGTCGGCTTTCCGGTGGGGGAGAGGCGCCTAACTACATTTGCTGGGGTCGCAATAATCGTTCAGCACTGGTTCGTATTCCGATGTATAAGCCCGACAAGGCTTCCTCGGCTCGGGTGGAGTTGCGTTCTATCGATTCTGCTGCCAACCCATATCTGGCGTATTCCTTGGTACTTGCTGCTGGTTTGGACGGCATCGAGAAGGAGCTACCGCTTCCAGAGGAGGCATCCGACGACGTGTGGCAGTTGTCAGCTCGCGAGCGTCACGCACTGGGGATCAAGCAGCTGCCGCAAAGTCTGGGTGCTGCGATCCGCTGCATGGAGGAGTCCGAGCTCGTGGCTGAGACCCTCGGCGAACACGTCTACGATTATTTCTTACGCAATAAGAGGGCGGAATTTGAGGAGTACAACCGGCAGGTCAGCCAGTTCGAGCTTGATCGCTACCTGCCACACCTCTAA
- a CDS encoding RDD family protein, with product MSGTEAAPGVSIGLPAEGRGSLASWCKRIGALIIDWGASMVLASAIFGPAVIRGGGWPMWMPMAVFFVESVLFTAMTGGSFGQIVARVAVVRLDDLSPVGWWRAVARTAMKCLVIPAVVIGAERRGLDDLVLGTVVVNRK from the coding sequence GTGAGTGGAACCGAGGCAGCCCCAGGAGTCTCGATCGGGCTGCCCGCTGAGGGGCGCGGTTCACTGGCTAGTTGGTGCAAACGCATCGGTGCCCTCATCATCGACTGGGGTGCCTCTATGGTATTGGCCAGCGCCATCTTTGGCCCAGCAGTCATCCGGGGCGGAGGCTGGCCTATGTGGATGCCGATGGCGGTGTTCTTCGTCGAGTCCGTCCTATTTACCGCCATGACAGGCGGTTCCTTCGGCCAGATCGTGGCCCGTGTGGCGGTCGTCCGCCTCGACGATCTCAGCCCGGTAGGGTGGTGGCGAGCAGTCGCTCGGACCGCCATGAAATGCCTCGTCATTCCCGCTGTTGTTATTGGTGCCGAACGTCGCGGACTGGACGATCTCGTGCTCGGTACTGTTGTCGTCAATCGCAAGTGA
- a CDS encoding sterol carrier family protein: protein MAARAERSVKRLATTWVATARCLLPQPNTDPLDPGEAQLWGRHHIAHLMVIFTDTLQTVTTPTTIRPMTLARVIDERRKATNTLAAIGHEVIADDTASRLASQAQRLLDNVESVLLATPGPPATVDSLVGPVRVTDQLRATLLAMAAMGLHDGIDIPSGAIIESCRTLSAVLDETHGGRTIELRVPPACAVQLAAIESGPNHHRGTPPNVAETAPVTFLQLATGFSHWPEMRSAGRVQASGSHVDDVAGVFPVVDMAGVFRDIFADD, encoded by the coding sequence ATGGCAGCACGCGCAGAGCGCAGCGTGAAGCGGTTGGCAACCACATGGGTAGCGACCGCCCGCTGTTTGCTGCCTCAGCCCAACACTGACCCTCTTGACCCCGGTGAAGCTCAGCTGTGGGGTCGCCACCACATTGCCCATCTCATGGTGATTTTCACCGACACCCTGCAAACGGTGACGACGCCGACGACCATCAGACCGATGACCTTGGCACGGGTGATCGACGAACGTCGCAAAGCCACCAATACCCTGGCAGCCATCGGCCATGAAGTGATTGCCGACGACACCGCTAGCCGTCTTGCCAGTCAGGCCCAACGTCTTCTGGATAACGTAGAGTCGGTATTGCTCGCCACCCCCGGGCCGCCTGCGACAGTGGATTCTCTTGTGGGACCAGTGCGCGTGACGGACCAACTGCGAGCCACCCTGCTCGCCATGGCTGCTATGGGGTTGCACGACGGCATCGATATTCCGTCTGGGGCGATTATTGAAAGCTGCCGTACCTTATCAGCCGTTCTCGATGAAACCCACGGTGGTCGCACGATCGAGCTTCGGGTACCACCTGCGTGCGCGGTTCAACTGGCGGCTATTGAGTCGGGCCCCAACCACCACCGGGGCACTCCACCCAATGTGGCCGAGACCGCTCCTGTCACCTTCCTGCAGTTGGCAACTGGCTTCTCACACTGGCCAGAAATGCGCTCAGCAGGACGAGTTCAGGCGTCTGGGTCCCACGTCGACGACGTTGCTGGCGTGTTCCCAGTCGTTGATATGGCCGGAGTTTTCCGCGACATTTTTGCCGACGACTAG
- the map gene encoding type I methionyl aminopeptidase — MEEAGRIACGAMYEAGKAVEPGVTTDELDRIAHEYMCDHGAYPSTLDYRNYPKSCCTSVNEVICHGIPDSRPLEDGDIVKIDVTAYKNGVHGDNCYTFGCGNVDQASLDLIDHTQQAMNRAIKAVKPGRSISIIGRIIENYAKRFGHGVVRDYTGHGVHSAFHSGLVVFHYDEPRYDVTLEEGMTLTIEPMLTLGDQSNHQWDDGWTVLTNDGSRCAQFEQTLVVEKDGARILTTLE, encoded by the coding sequence ATGGAAGAGGCTGGACGGATCGCCTGTGGTGCCATGTACGAGGCCGGAAAAGCCGTCGAGCCCGGGGTCACCACCGACGAACTCGACCGCATCGCTCACGAATACATGTGCGACCACGGCGCCTACCCATCGACCCTCGATTACCGTAACTACCCCAAATCGTGTTGCACCAGCGTCAACGAAGTTATCTGTCACGGCATCCCTGACTCGCGCCCGCTCGAGGACGGCGACATCGTCAAGATCGACGTCACCGCTTACAAAAACGGCGTGCACGGCGACAACTGCTACACCTTCGGTTGCGGCAACGTTGACCAAGCATCTCTGGACCTCATCGACCATACTCAGCAGGCAATGAACCGCGCCATCAAGGCCGTTAAACCCGGCCGCTCGATTTCCATCATCGGCCGGATCATCGAGAACTACGCCAAGCGTTTCGGCCATGGCGTGGTGCGTGACTACACCGGCCACGGTGTTCACAGCGCCTTCCACTCCGGTCTCGTCGTCTTCCACTACGACGAACCGCGCTATGACGTCACCCTCGAGGAGGGCATGACGCTAACCATCGAGCCGATGCTCACCCTGGGAGACCAATCCAACCATCAGTGGGACGACGGCTGGACAGTCCTCACCAATGACGGTTCGCGGTGCGCTCAGTTCGAGCAGACCCTCGTCGTCGAGAAGGATGGAGCGCGAATCCTCACCACCCTGGAGTGA